From a single Alloactinosynnema sp. L-07 genomic region:
- the mftE gene encoding mycofactocin biosynthesis peptidyl-dipeptidase MftE yields MTGQIADATWPELAQVDLVLVPVGSIEQHGPHLPLDTDTAIATGVARGVAAALEGAWVAPAVVYGSSGEHQAFPGTSSVGTDALRLMLVELVRSMRTWTRRVLFVNAHGGNLRALDGAVRQLVDEGHDVTWAPCATEEVDLHAGRTETSLMLHLRPDSVRLDRSEAGNTQPLQEILPTLITRGVRAVSANGVLGDPTGATAEEGSRLLARMVRDVLARAT; encoded by the coding sequence ATGACCGGTCAGATCGCGGACGCCACCTGGCCCGAGCTGGCCCAGGTCGATCTCGTGCTGGTGCCGGTCGGGTCGATCGAGCAGCACGGACCCCACCTGCCGCTCGACACGGACACCGCGATCGCGACCGGCGTGGCGCGGGGTGTGGCCGCGGCTCTGGAGGGGGCCTGGGTGGCGCCTGCGGTCGTCTACGGCTCCAGCGGCGAGCACCAGGCGTTCCCGGGCACCAGCTCCGTCGGCACCGATGCCCTGCGTCTCATGCTGGTCGAGCTGGTCCGGTCCATGCGGACGTGGACGCGACGCGTGCTGTTCGTCAACGCCCACGGTGGCAACCTGCGGGCCCTGGACGGCGCCGTCCGCCAACTGGTGGACGAAGGCCACGATGTCACCTGGGCGCCGTGCGCGACGGAGGAGGTCGATCTGCATGCCGGTCGCACCGAGACCTCGCTGATGCTGCACCTGCGACCGGACTCGGTGCGCCTCGACCGGTCCGAGGCGGGAAACACTCAGCCCCTGCAAGAGATCCTGCCAACCCTCATCACGCGCGGCGTGCGTGCCGTCTCCGCCAACGGGGTGCTGGGCGATCCGACTGGCGCCACGGCGGAGGAAGGCTCCCGGCTCCTCGCGCGGATGGTGCGCGACGTCTTGGCGCGCGCGACATGA
- a CDS encoding mycofactocin-coupled SDR family oxidoreductase translates to MSRVAIVTGAARGIGAATVARLVADGYRVTAVDSCEGAPLATRADLDAVAAAHGDTVLAHVADVRDRAALAEAVTHTIDRWHRLDVAVASAAVIRGGAPLWETAEADLDLLWDVDAKGVWNTAAVTVPAMLAGADPSGCRFVAVASAAGTHGMFHLAAYNAVKHAVVGIVKGLAADLAATGVTACAVSPGSTDTPMLQATADLYGVTAAELAGHQLIRRPIDPAEIAATIAFCASLAGRVVNGGVVHADGGFAS, encoded by the coding sequence ATGAGCCGGGTGGCGATCGTCACCGGAGCGGCCCGCGGGATCGGAGCGGCGACCGTCGCGCGACTGGTCGCCGACGGCTATCGGGTCACGGCAGTGGACTCCTGCGAGGGCGCCCCGCTGGCCACTCGCGCTGACCTCGACGCCGTGGCCGCCGCCCACGGAGACACCGTGCTCGCCCACGTCGCGGACGTCCGCGACCGCGCTGCCCTGGCCGAGGCCGTCACGCACACGATCGACCGCTGGCACCGGCTCGACGTGGCCGTCGCCTCCGCCGCGGTCATCCGTGGCGGCGCACCGCTGTGGGAGACGGCCGAGGCAGACCTGGACCTGCTGTGGGACGTGGACGCCAAGGGTGTCTGGAACACCGCCGCCGTCACCGTGCCCGCGATGCTGGCAGGCGCCGACCCGTCCGGTTGCCGGTTCGTGGCCGTCGCGTCGGCGGCAGGCACCCACGGCATGTTCCACCTGGCCGCCTACAACGCCGTCAAGCACGCGGTGGTCGGCATCGTGAAGGGCCTGGCCGCCGACTTGGCGGCCACCGGCGTCACGGCCTGCGCCGTCTCGCCCGGCTCCACCGACACGCCCATGCTGCAGGCGACCGCCGACCTCTACGGCGTCACGGCCGCGGAACTCGCGGGGCACCAGCTGATCCGGCGACCGATCGACCCCGCCGAGATCGCCGCCACGATCGCCTTCTGCGCCTCGCTGGCGGGTCGGGTCGTGAACGGCGGTGTCGTGCACGCCGACGGCGGCTTCGCGTCATGA